The nucleotide window AGTATTTTTAATTATATTGAAATATTCTATAATCGAAAGAGACGTCACTCAACACTGGGGTATCTTTCTCCAGTATCTTATGAGCTCGAATCTATGGTAGCCTAACCTAACTTAGTGTCCTTAAATTCGGGGGAAGTCCAATATCCCT belongs to Deltaproteobacteria bacterium and includes:
- a CDS encoding IS3 family transposase; translated protein: SIFNYIEIFYNRKRRHSTLGYLSPVSYELESMVA